A genomic stretch from Nitrososphaera sp. includes:
- a CDS encoding response regulator, which produces MTRRLGSFSFDVISRMLGVLSRGEEMRITNLAIETRMSYYGCIRYVSLLEALGWITRSKIKAHIQNENRSDFSHSAISISDSGLEALGRIAPIASQAIKTPRVVPKRLRPSRPLAELDAVRPEVVFNEAPGEKGIPAAQIGPQKRSLRLLLVDDEEDVLFTYESVLKSRGHQVDAFVDSATALSNYAQKGPGSYDVVLLDIRMPKINGVQLFRSIRAIDSEARIVFLTSLDLSPELSSVTEQLGANHLIRKPVTNDEFLKEIETFV; this is translated from the coding sequence GTGACACGCAGGCTAGGCTCGTTCTCTTTTGATGTCATATCACGGATGCTTGGAGTCCTGAGCAGGGGAGAGGAAATGAGAATTACAAACCTGGCGATCGAGACGAGAATGAGCTACTATGGCTGCATACGGTATGTGAGCCTCCTTGAGGCGCTTGGTTGGATAACGCGGTCGAAAATCAAGGCGCACATACAGAATGAAAACAGATCCGACTTTTCGCACAGCGCGATCTCGATCTCAGATTCTGGCCTTGAGGCCCTGGGCAGAATTGCGCCAATCGCCTCGCAGGCAATCAAAACGCCTCGAGTGGTTCCTAAGCGTCTGAGACCATCAAGGCCGCTGGCAGAGCTTGACGCTGTGCGTCCAGAAGTGGTTTTCAACGAGGCACCGGGCGAGAAAGGCATCCCGGCGGCTCAAATCGGCCCTCAAAAGAGGTCACTCAGGCTATTACTGGTAGACGACGAGGAAGACGTATTATTCACCTACGAATCGGTGCTAAAGTCACGCGGCCACCAAGTTGACGCTTTTGTGGATTCGGCGACCGCACTTTCAAACTATGCCCAGAAGGGTCCTGGGAGTTACGACGTCGTCCTGCTGGACATCCGGATGCCAAAGATAAACGGGGTCCAGCTGTTCCGCTCAATAAGAGCAATTGATTCTGAAGCAAGAATAGTTTTCCTCACGTCCCTTGACCTGTCGCCGGAGCTTAGCAGCGTGACTGAACAGCTCGGTGCTAATCACCTTATCCGAAAGCCGGTCACAAACGACGAGTTTTTGAAAGAAATCGAGACCTTTGTCTGA
- a CDS encoding HAMP domain-containing sensor histidine kinase — translation MTIISSRDVIEVWDDASQPSSRIHSLILAVRNNIDICTDMTGTTVLMASGPIWEAFLDLARRGVKIRFITEIAPQNIDRVREFMRIAEVRHAEPNCSIFAVADGMDYVCISEAQDGSLSKVIACNLPQFVHQQKFFFETLWERAIPAEVFIQKVEHGVEPERTEVVYSRREISRKVHEALGATKNSVDICQDRFGPSNFAASPDAQARLGQLRDRGIRIRHIVEITRDNIADCRKIREFSELRHVDGLKGYFLISDSNFLASNSSENPERSQAHSVITNSPGLVKQQQYLFNQLWEKSIDCELRFLELESGLERERTEVWEGGKAILKNVLASYDQIRNHFDACLDPGSVKALAASLDVMKGLEGLSRRGIKLRILTEINNENLVFCRRIMEFAELRHLEVVKGDFAVTDVWYEASASYANSSLPKVIFSNIKPFVEHQQNFFDSLWSKGMDAPRKIQQIQEGRLPEKTELIPDTRVSIALAQKIMSQTKHELLVLWATAGTLQFAATPENSSFYRDAIANGAKLRMLVPFSPGAEETKRKMEDLTPGIDIKISEGNLSSRITILVSDRKEFMSWELVDDSLPSPFDAGGLATYSNLKGLAQSYAVIFDQLWNATELAENLRSANAQLEENDKAMKDFIDIAAHELRNPIQPIIGLTELLQDSKTVAPEQKKILDIVLRNARRLLTLSEEVLDITRIESGNLHLQKVETDIFWVAQRIMERYNNAQNLAPGSKKFIRFRSMDASPLLATIDPERIGQVIENLLSNAVKFTGDSGTIEVAIERVGGKTSETERQGAEMTTRGGVRNAGQEYALISISDDGTGVSKEIQQRLFDKFASDSEKGMGLGLYICKKIIEAHGGEIWLENKSPSVPGANEHGATFCFTLPLKIQ, via the coding sequence GTGACGATAATCTCCAGCCGCGATGTCATTGAGGTTTGGGACGATGCTTCTCAGCCGAGCAGCAGGATTCATTCCCTCATCCTCGCAGTCCGGAACAATATTGACATTTGCACGGACATGACCGGCACGACTGTATTAATGGCAAGCGGTCCCATATGGGAAGCCTTTTTGGACCTGGCCAGACGCGGCGTAAAGATCCGCTTCATTACTGAAATTGCTCCGCAAAACATCGACAGGGTCCGGGAATTTATGAGGATTGCCGAGGTCAGGCATGCGGAGCCAAACTGTTCCATTTTTGCGGTTGCCGACGGAATGGACTATGTCTGCATCTCAGAGGCTCAGGATGGCTCGCTTTCAAAGGTCATCGCATGCAACCTGCCACAGTTTGTCCATCAGCAGAAATTCTTTTTTGAAACCCTTTGGGAAAGGGCCATCCCTGCCGAGGTTTTTATTCAAAAGGTTGAGCACGGTGTAGAACCGGAAAGGACCGAGGTTGTCTATTCTCGCAGGGAAATTTCTAGAAAGGTTCACGAGGCCCTCGGCGCGACTAAAAACTCGGTCGATATTTGCCAGGACAGATTCGGACCGTCTAATTTTGCCGCGTCACCTGACGCCCAGGCCCGGCTCGGGCAGCTTCGCGACAGGGGGATAAGAATCCGGCATATTGTCGAAATCACCCGAGACAACATTGCAGACTGTAGAAAAATTCGGGAGTTTTCAGAGCTGCGTCACGTTGACGGACTGAAAGGATACTTTTTGATATCGGACTCCAATTTTTTGGCATCCAATTCCAGCGAGAACCCCGAGAGGTCTCAAGCCCATTCGGTAATTACGAACTCACCGGGGCTTGTCAAGCAGCAGCAGTACCTCTTCAATCAGCTATGGGAAAAATCGATTGACTGCGAGTTGAGGTTTCTAGAGCTTGAGAGCGGCCTGGAGCGAGAGCGGACAGAAGTGTGGGAAGGCGGCAAGGCGATTCTAAAGAACGTCCTTGCTTCATACGACCAAATACGCAACCATTTCGACGCCTGCCTCGACCCCGGTTCTGTCAAGGCCCTGGCGGCTTCCCTCGATGTCATGAAGGGCCTTGAAGGGCTTTCGAGGCGGGGAATTAAACTCCGGATACTCACGGAAATCAATAATGAAAATCTAGTCTTTTGCAGGAGGATAATGGAATTTGCAGAGCTTCGCCACCTTGAGGTAGTCAAGGGTGATTTTGCAGTGACGGATGTATGGTATGAAGCGTCCGCGTCTTACGCCAACAGCAGCCTGCCAAAGGTGATCTTTAGCAACATAAAGCCCTTCGTCGAACACCAGCAGAACTTCTTTGACAGCCTCTGGAGCAAGGGCATGGACGCTCCGAGGAAGATACAGCAAATCCAGGAAGGCCGCCTGCCCGAGAAAACAGAGCTTATCCCTGATACCCGGGTCTCTATCGCTCTTGCGCAAAAGATAATGTCCCAGACAAAACACGAGCTCCTCGTGCTGTGGGCGACAGCAGGCACGCTCCAGTTTGCAGCTACTCCTGAAAACTCTTCCTTTTACAGGGACGCAATTGCAAACGGCGCTAAACTCCGGATGCTGGTGCCTTTTTCACCGGGGGCTGAGGAAACAAAGCGCAAAATGGAAGACCTGACACCGGGTATCGACATCAAGATCTCAGAAGGCAATCTGAGCAGCCGCATTACGATCCTGGTGTCGGATAGAAAGGAGTTCATGAGCTGGGAGCTTGTCGACGACTCGCTGCCAAGTCCGTTCGATGCCGGCGGGCTTGCAACCTATTCCAACCTAAAAGGATTGGCGCAGTCCTATGCCGTTATTTTCGATCAGCTGTGGAATGCGACCGAGCTTGCCGAGAACCTGCGCTCGGCAAATGCTCAGCTGGAGGAAAATGACAAGGCGATGAAGGACTTTATTGATATCGCGGCACATGAACTGCGAAATCCCATCCAGCCGATAATCGGGCTGACTGAGCTCCTGCAGGACTCAAAGACCGTCGCGCCGGAGCAAAAAAAGATACTTGACATAGTGCTAAGAAATGCAAGGCGATTGCTGACTTTATCTGAAGAAGTGCTCGACATCACCAGAATAGAAAGCGGTAACCTTCACCTGCAAAAGGTAGAGACCGACATATTCTGGGTGGCGCAGCGCATAATGGAGCGGTACAACAACGCCCAGAACCTCGCGCCCGGGAGCAAGAAGTTCATCCGCTTTAGATCTATGGATGCAAGTCCGCTGCTTGCGACAATAGATCCTGAGCGAATAGGTCAGGTGATAGAGAATTTGCTTTCAAACGCAGTCAAGTTTACTGGAGACAGCGGGACCATTGAAGTTGCAATTGAAAGGGTCGGAGGCAAAACAAGCGAGACTGAAAGGCAGGGAGCTGAAATGACCACCCGCGGCGGTGTCAGGAATGCTGGCCAAGAGTATGCGTTAATTTCGATCTCCGACGACGGAACTGGAGTCAGCAAAGAGATCCAGCAAAGGCTTTTTGACAAGTTCGCGTCAGACTCTGAAAAAGGCATGGGGCTCGGGCTGTACATCTGCAAAAAAATTATCGAGGCGCATGGAGGGGAAATCTGGCTTGAAAACAAATCTCCGAGCGTACCTGGTGCCAATGAACACGGTGCGACCTTTTGCTTCACTCTCCCGCTGAAGATTCAGTAG
- a CDS encoding Lsm family RNA-binding protein — MSAALVSRKFGEETFHFLGKKVSVETSDQKIYSGTLSGIDDKLDLVLDNVEGHGILKLILNGTYVKEIRLMEKPFDFKALADRLSRVFPGLVKIREDVGAIIVMDKIKVTQAGVEEGTGLSADRVKAVYDEFMRDSKKQ, encoded by the coding sequence ATGTCAGCTGCACTTGTATCTCGAAAATTTGGTGAGGAGACCTTTCATTTCCTTGGAAAAAAAGTCTCTGTAGAAACTTCAGATCAAAAAATTTACAGTGGTACTCTTTCGGGCATTGATGACAAGCTTGATCTGGTACTTGACAACGTAGAGGGTCACGGCATCTTGAAGCTTATCTTAAACGGCACTTATGTCAAGGAGATTCGGCTCATGGAAAAGCCCTTTGATTTCAAGGCGCTTGCAGACAGGCTCTCCAGGGTCTTTCCCGGCCTCGTGAAAATAAGAGAGGATGTGGGCGCGATTATTGTCATGGACAAGATTAAGGTGACCCAGGCCGGCGTCGAAGAAGGTACGGGGCTTTCTGCAGACAGGGTAAAGGCAGTCTACGACGAGTTCATGAGAGATAGCAAGAAGCAGTAA